The following nucleotide sequence is from Mesobacillus jeotgali.
GTCATATCATTATGTCCCAGCAATACAGAAATCATGGAATTCCTTGAGCTGACGGATCTCCTTGTCGGTGTCGATGATTTTTCAGACTGGCCTGAATCGGTAAAAACACTGCCTCAGCTCGGACCTGACCTATCGATTAACCTTGACCTCGTCGAGGAATTGAAGCCAGACCTAGTCCTTGCGTCATTAAGCGTTCCGGGAATGGAAAAGAATATTGAAGGCCTTGATGCGCGCAATATTCCTTATATCGTATTGAATCCGCAATCCCTAGCCGATATAGAAAATGATTTAATCACTACGGCCAATGCCCTGTACATGCCTGAACGCGGCCAGGAAGCCGCAGCCAGGTTCAGGAGCAGACTGGAGAACATCAAGCAAAAAGCAGCAGGTATCGGCCAAAGACCAAAGCTTTACTGGGAATGGTGGCCAAAGCCGGTATTCACTCCTGGCAGCATCAACTGGCTGACAGAAGTGTCTGAGGCTGCCGGTGCTGAAAATACTTTTAAGGACGTTGAGCTCGCAAGCGTGCAGACGGACTGGGATGATGTGAAATCGCGAAACCCGGATTACATCTGTGTCGCCTGGGTCGGCGTCAGGAAGCAAAAGGTGAAGAAAGAATTGGTCATCAACAGGCCTGGATGGGAGGAACTTGAAGCTGTGAGGAATGACCGGATCCTGATTCTCGAAGAAGAGCTATACTGCCGTCCCTCCCCAAGGCTTCTCGATGGCCTGGAAAAACTGTATCATCTCATTCATAACTAATGCCAGAAAGCACAAAAAAGGCACT
It contains:
- a CDS encoding cobalamin-binding protein, translating into MRVISLCPSNTEIMEFLELTDLLVGVDDFSDWPESVKTLPQLGPDLSINLDLVEELKPDLVLASLSVPGMEKNIEGLDARNIPYIVLNPQSLADIENDLITTANALYMPERGQEAAARFRSRLENIKQKAAGIGQRPKLYWEWWPKPVFTPGSINWLTEVSEAAGAENTFKDVELASVQTDWDDVKSRNPDYICVAWVGVRKQKVKKELVINRPGWEELEAVRNDRILILEEELYCRPSPRLLDGLEKLYHLIHN